ATCACCGAGTGGCGCCCCGACGGCGACACCGTCGAGATCGACGCCTACGGAGCCGTCGGCCGCAAACCCTGACCCGCGGCGGCATGCCGGCCGGCCGCCGTCTCCCGGCGCTCGGCGGCGCGCCGCCGCACAGACCGGCGCCCTCGACCCTCCGGCGCGGGAATGCCGGCGACGTCCGCGGCGAAAACCGTCAGGTGGTCTTCGGGGTGGCGCGGTCGATGATCGGGGCGAGGTCCAGGCCCGGGGGGAGGGTGCCGAAGGCGGCTCCCCAGTCGCCCGCCAGGCGCGAGGCGCAGAAGGCGTCGGCGACTGCCGGGTGGCCATGTCTGACCAGCAGCGACGCCTGGAGGACGAGGGCCATGCGCTCGGCGACGCGGCGGGCCCGAAGCTCGATCGTCGCGGTGTCGGTGAAGGCGTCCTTGGCGTCCTGCACGGCCGCGTCGAGGCGCTTGTCGGCTCCTCGGGCGAGGTCGACCTCGCCGAAGAACGCGTCCAGCGTCTGAGGGTCGCGCATGACGGCGCGGAGCATGTCGAGCGCCGCCACGTTGCCGGAGCCCTCCCAGATCGAGTTCAGGGGGGACTCGCGGAACAGGCGCGGCATGCCCGACTCCTCCACGTAGCCGTTGCCGCCCAGGCACTCGAGGGACTCGGCGGCGTGCGCGGGCCACCGCTTGGTGATCCAGTACTTGCTGACCGCGAGGCCCAGCCGCCGGAACGCCGCCTCGGCCTCGTCGCCGCGCACCGACCGGTCCGTCGCGCCCGCCAGGCGCAGCATCGTGATCGTGGCGGCCTCCGACTCGACCGCCAGGTCCGCGAGGACGTTGCGCATGAGCGGCTGGTCGATGAGGTACGCGCCGAACGCCTTGCGGTGCGCGGCGTGGTGGACGGCGGTCGTGACGCCGTGCCGCATCCCGGACGCCGCGCCGATCACGCAGTCCAGCCGGGTCAGGTTGACCATCTCGATGATGGTGCGGACGCCGCGGCCCTCGTCGCCGACCCGCCAGGCGACCGCGTTCTCGTACTCCACCTCCGAGGACGCGTTCGACCTGTTGCCGAGCTTGTCCTTGAGGCGCATCAGCCGCATCGGGTTCAGCTCCCCGTCCGGCAGGACGCGGGGGACCAGGAAGCAGGTGAGGCCGCCCGGTGCCTGGGCCAGCGTGAGGAACACGTCGCACATGGGGGCGCTGGTGAACCACTTGTGGCCGACGAGCCGGTACGTGCCGTCGGGCTGCGGCGTGGCCTCGGTGGTGTTGGCGCGGACGTCCGAGCCGCCCTGCTTCTCCGTCATCGACATGCCGGCCAGCAGGGCGTTCTTCGTCAGCGGCGGGCGCAGCCCCTGGTCGTACTCCCGCACCGCGAGCAGGGGTTCGTACTGCGCGGCGAGCTCGGGCGCCTTCCGCAGCGCGGGGACGGCGGCGTAGGTCATCGAGATCGGGCAGCCGTGGCCCGCGTCCACCCGCCAGGCGTAGAACTTGGCGGCGCGCGCCACGTGGGCGCCGGGACGCGTGTCGGCCCAGGGCGCGGCGTGCAGCCCGTGCGTCACCGCGACGGTCATCAGCTCGTGCCACGCCGGGTGGAACTCGACCTCGTCGATCCGGTGGCCGTAGCGGTCGTGGGTGCGCAGGACGGGCGGGTGCTCGTTCGCCAGGCGTCCCCACTCCTGCGCCTGCTCGGTGCCGGCCAGCCGGCCGAGCTCGCGCACCTCGGGCTCCGCCCAGCCGGCGCCCTCGCGCTCCAGCCCGTCGAGCAGGACGGGCTCGTCGGCCACGTCGTGCCCGGCGAGCGGGGGGACCTGGTTGAAGACCTCGTGCGTCGCCATGGCGCTCCCTCCGATGCCGTTCCCGCCGGCCGCTCCGGCCCTGGCGGGGCCCGCTGCCACGCAGGATACAGAACAGGGTTCGGGCAACCGTCGATACTGCCGCCGGGAGGTCCGCGGGTCCATCCTCCTCAGGTGGTGAGGCGATCTCGTCCCCGCGGCGGATTGTGCGGCGTCCGCGGGGGCATAACGTCGAAA
The sequence above is drawn from the Actinomadura hallensis genome and encodes:
- a CDS encoding acyl-CoA dehydrogenase family protein gives rise to the protein MATHEVFNQVPPLAGHDVADEPVLLDGLEREGAGWAEPEVRELGRLAGTEQAQEWGRLANEHPPVLRTHDRYGHRIDEVEFHPAWHELMTVAVTHGLHAAPWADTRPGAHVARAAKFYAWRVDAGHGCPISMTYAAVPALRKAPELAAQYEPLLAVREYDQGLRPPLTKNALLAGMSMTEKQGGSDVRANTTEATPQPDGTYRLVGHKWFTSAPMCDVFLTLAQAPGGLTCFLVPRVLPDGELNPMRLMRLKDKLGNRSNASSEVEYENAVAWRVGDEGRGVRTIIEMVNLTRLDCVIGAASGMRHGVTTAVHHAAHRKAFGAYLIDQPLMRNVLADLAVESEAATITMLRLAGATDRSVRGDEAEAAFRRLGLAVSKYWITKRWPAHAAESLECLGGNGYVEESGMPRLFRESPLNSIWEGSGNVAALDMLRAVMRDPQTLDAFFGEVDLARGADKRLDAAVQDAKDAFTDTATIELRARRVAERMALVLQASLLVRHGHPAVADAFCASRLAGDWGAAFGTLPPGLDLAPIIDRATPKTT